In the Oscarella lobularis chromosome 14, ooOscLobu1.1, whole genome shotgun sequence genome, one interval contains:
- the LOC136195326 gene encoding centrosomal protein of 164 kDa-like isoform X1, with product MNAATSDVKQVVLKEEYDTSYEPNSGDINDYCDVIGLNLEEDPDLVWIAKEGLKAPLPANWKPVKDESGSGEIYYFNFATGDSSWDHPCDAHYRSLVEKEKAKKAKTGMRLQPNYKDDEDEDEEDEEEEVDSNEFDSESLESGELGKNFAQHDIAALGFQEEEDEEDESASNGEIDIENEYSDEEPELKLGDRIVGLSPELLKPVEIEKRSPNLLIRTAESNEEERLKALPMALPPLVQKSLPTTNETRRQMEQKVSSSVAAAQSLPFSARSLAETEKRKEATKDAEDDSESAENSVTASDESMMPHPAEAQLQAVQKETTRINDAEEEKGQASNEDEVIQSDSKKRIELLRLEFEEEEEKERQRMNERLHSMKQDLEDELSAELESLRKDHERRLQEARDGYEREFLSNEIKLKKELEDRMDALREEIEELRKKDVGALEETSRREMELLEAEQRDKEQKAREELRKSIEELEREMDEAKDRKKRDVDVELKEIELEKQRKAEALKEEAETHLAEVKAALELQHKESLALVDDEMAETMKRKKKDGEKALKDMNDRIATEIDDLRRDCNERRESLEKAQEEEMEKLRDEHRTRLEKFKRELSEKEDNIRRQEDVEMTKVRESQAEKLSLLQKEFAEKEETLVCERERALESIRAEGQQALQAARADLEDQKTCLEREKESLEKEIEILREAVVEEKAKLEMNAREVSKSAKTTAKAFSIAIQADRGLSKRDQDVAEREDTSEPAPCTPPNSHGSKVKPDQMSPLLLHSQAEDDLVLTDVSELSSDLSTLPSLSTEDITASTVTLTMESPWDIQGADRTRRPARRDDPLVSSLHDINQRISGVLSGLETNESTCQPKYRLPSEHLYQRSSSYSNSSRALPVGIQPSTSGMRVDDTFVPQRLRGFDDVSATMSLLESQRKWAQSVRRDLGRAGKPTLSARLSKSHRYYFS from the exons ATGAATGcagcgacgagcgacgtgAAGCAGgtcgttctaaaagaagaGTACGACACGAGCTACGAACCAAACTCGGGCG ACATAAACGATTACTGCGACGTTATCGGTCTGAACTTGGAAGAAGATCCCGATCTGGTTTGGATAGCAAAGGAAGGACTAAAGGCTCCCTTACCGGCAAACTGGAAGCCAGT CAAGGACGAATCTGGTAGTGGGGAGATCTACTATTTCAATTTCGCTACCGGAGACAGTTCTTGGGACCATCCTTGCGATGCTCACTATAGGAGTTTAgtcgagaaggaaaaggcgaagaaggcgaagacggGAATGAgattacagccaaattacaaggacgatgaagacgaggacgaagaggacgaagaggaggaagtcgATTCTAACGAATTTGATTCCGAATCTTTGGAG AGTGGAGAACTTGGAAAGAACTTTGCTCAGCACGATATAGCAGCATTAGGATTTCAG gaggaagaggacgaagaagacgagagtGCTAGCAATGGGGAAATTGATATAGAAAATGAAtacagcgacgaagaaccG GAATTGAAACTAGGAGACCGTATTGTTGGACTAAGTCCTGAATTGCTTAAGCCTGTCGAAATCGAGAAGAGATCGCCGAATCTTCTCATTCGAACAGCAGAATCAAACGAAGAGGAAAGGCTAAAAGCGTTGCCCATGGCATTGCCTCCACTCGTTCAGAAGAGTCTTCCGACGACTAACGAAACACGTCGTCAGATGGAACAGAAAGTGTCGTCATCTGTAGCAGCTGCGCAGTCGTTGCCGTTCTCGGCTCGATCCCTTGCCGagacggagaaaagaaaagaggccACAAAAGACGCAGAAG ATGATTCGGAAAGTGCTGAAAATTCCGTTACTGCAAGCGACGAGTCCATGATGCCGCATCCAGCCGAAGCGCAACTGCAGGCAGTACAGAAAGAAACCAC AAGGATCAACGAtgcggaagaagagaaagggcAAGCGTCTAATGAAGACGAAGTCATTCAAAGCGATTCTAAGAAGCGAATCGAGCTCTTGAGACTCGaatttgaagaggaagaggaaaaggagcgCCAGCGCATGAACGAGAGACTTCACTCAATGAAGCAAGATTTGGAAGACGAATTGTCAGCGGAACTCGAGTCATTGCGTAAGGATCACGAGAGAAGACTTCAAGAGGCAAGGGATGGTTACGagagagaatttctttccaaCGAAATCAAGCTCAAGAAGGAACTCGAAGACAGAATGGATGCCTTGAGAGAGGag ATTGAAGAGCTTCGAAAGAAGGACGTCGGAGCGCTGGAGGAGACGTCCAGACGCGAGATGGAGTTGTTGGAGGCGGAACAAAGAGACAAGGAGCAAAAGGCTAGGGAAGAGCTGAGAAAATCGATTGAGGAACTGGAGAGGGAGATGGATGAAGcgaaagacagaaaaaagagagacgttGATGTTGAGctgaaagaaattgaattggaaaagcaaagaaaagccgAG GCattgaaagaagaagcagaaactCATCTGGCTGAAGTGAAGGCAGCACTCGAGCTCCAACACAAAGAG TCATTAGCATTGGTGGACGACGAAATGGCGGAAacgatgaagaggaagaaaaaagacggcgagaaGGCGTTAAAGGATATGAACGATCGAATTGCTACCGAGATAGATGACTTGCGACGAGACTGCAATGAACGAAGAGAGTCACTAGAGAAAGCACAGGAGGAAGAGATG GAGAAACTGAGAGACGAACACAGAACAAGGttagaaaaattcaaaagggAGTTGagtgaaaaagaagataaTATAAGAAGGCAGGAAGACGTGGAAATG ACAAAAGTAAGGGAGAGCCAGGCGGAAAAACTGTCTTTGCTGCAAAAGGAGTTTGCTGAAAAA GAAGAGACCTTAGTCTGCGAACGTGAACGTGCCTTGGAGTCTATACGAGCCGAGGGACAGCAG GCGCTTCAAGCGGCTCGAGCTGACTTAGAAGATCAGAAGACGTGTCTTgaaagggagaaagaaagCTTG GAAAAGGAGATTGAGATTCTAAGGGAAGCTGTTGTAGAGGAAAAGGCGAAGCTGGAGATGAATGCTCGCGAAGTTAGCAAAAGTGCCAAAACGACAGCTAAGGCCTTTTCTATTGCCATACAGGCTGACAG GGGTCTTTCTAAAAGGGATCAAGATGTAGCAGAACGAGAAGATACGTCAGAGCCGGCACCCTGTACTCCACCCAATTCCCACGGTTCGAAGGTGAAACCTGACCAGATGTCTCCACTTCTGTTGCATTCTCAAGCTGAAGACGATCTTGTG TTGACTGATGTAAGCGAATTGTCAAGCGACTTATCTACGTTGCCCTCCCTCTCGACTGAAGATATTACGGCGAGCACTGTGACGCTGACAA TGGAATCTCCGTGGGATATTCAAGGCGCCGATCGAACTCGCCGCCCggctcgtcgcgacgacccACTCGTGTCTTCTCTTCACGACATAAACCAGAGAATTTCGGGCGTGCTCTCTGGTCTAGAGACAAACGAATCTACATGCCAGCCTAAATATCGACTTCCGTCGGAGCATCTGTATCAGCGTAGCTCCTCGTATTCAAATTCTAG TCGAGCTCTTCCCGTTGGGATACAGCCTTCTACTAGTG GGATGCGTGTTGATGACACTTTCGTTCCGCAGCGTCTGCGgggcttcgacgacgtctcagcGACCATGTCTCTGCTTGAGTCGCAGCGAAAGTGGGCACAGAGTGTAAGGCGAGATCTAGGTCGAGCTGGAAAACCAACTTTGTCTGCTCGATTATCAAAATCTCACCGTTA
- the LOC136195326 gene encoding centrosomal protein of 164 kDa-like isoform X3, which translates to MNAATSDVKQVVLKEEYDTSYEPNSGDINDYCDVIGLNLEEDPDLVWIAKEGLKAPLPANWKPVKDESGSGEIYYFNFATGDSSWDHPCDAHYRSLVEKEKAKKAKTGMRLQPNYKDDEDEDEEDEEEEVDSNEFDSESLESGELGKNFAQHDIAALGFQEEEDEEDESASNGEIDIENEYSDEEPELKLGDRIVGLSPELLKPVEIEKRSPNLLIRTAESNEEERLKALPMALPPLVQKSLPTTNETRRQMEQKVSSSVAAAQSLPFSARSLAETEKRKEATKDAEDDSESAENSVTASDESMMPHPAEAQLQAVQKETTRINDAEEEKGQASNEDEVIQSDSKKRIELLRLEFEEEEEKERQRMNERLHSMKQDLEDELSAELESLRKDHERRLQEARDGYEREFLSNEIKLKKELEDRMDALREEIEELRKKDVGALEETSRREMELLEAEQRDKEQKAREELRKSIEELEREMDEAKDRKKRDVDVELKEIELEKQRKAEALKEEAETHLAEVKAALELQHKESLALVDDEMAETMKRKKKDGEKALKDMNDRIATEIDDLRRDCNERRESLEKAQEEEMEKLRDEHRTRLEKFKRELSEKEDNIRRQEDVEMTKVRESQAEKLSLLQKEFAEKEETLVCERERALESIRAEGQQALQAARADLEDQKTCLEREKESLEKEIEILREAVVEEKAKLEMNAREVSKSAKTTAKAFSIAIQADRDQDVAEREDTSEPAPCTPPNSHGSKVKPDQMSPLLLHSQAEDDLVLTDVSELSSDLSTLPSLSTEDITASTVTLTMESPWDIQGADRTRRPARRDDPLVSSLHDINQRISGVLSGLETNESTCQPKYRLPSEHLYQRSSSYSNSSRALPVGIQPSTSGMRVDDTFVPQRLRGFDDVSATMSLLESQRKWAQSVRRDLGRAGKPTLSARLSKSHRYYFS; encoded by the exons ATGAATGcagcgacgagcgacgtgAAGCAGgtcgttctaaaagaagaGTACGACACGAGCTACGAACCAAACTCGGGCG ACATAAACGATTACTGCGACGTTATCGGTCTGAACTTGGAAGAAGATCCCGATCTGGTTTGGATAGCAAAGGAAGGACTAAAGGCTCCCTTACCGGCAAACTGGAAGCCAGT CAAGGACGAATCTGGTAGTGGGGAGATCTACTATTTCAATTTCGCTACCGGAGACAGTTCTTGGGACCATCCTTGCGATGCTCACTATAGGAGTTTAgtcgagaaggaaaaggcgaagaaggcgaagacggGAATGAgattacagccaaattacaaggacgatgaagacgaggacgaagaggacgaagaggaggaagtcgATTCTAACGAATTTGATTCCGAATCTTTGGAG AGTGGAGAACTTGGAAAGAACTTTGCTCAGCACGATATAGCAGCATTAGGATTTCAG gaggaagaggacgaagaagacgagagtGCTAGCAATGGGGAAATTGATATAGAAAATGAAtacagcgacgaagaaccG GAATTGAAACTAGGAGACCGTATTGTTGGACTAAGTCCTGAATTGCTTAAGCCTGTCGAAATCGAGAAGAGATCGCCGAATCTTCTCATTCGAACAGCAGAATCAAACGAAGAGGAAAGGCTAAAAGCGTTGCCCATGGCATTGCCTCCACTCGTTCAGAAGAGTCTTCCGACGACTAACGAAACACGTCGTCAGATGGAACAGAAAGTGTCGTCATCTGTAGCAGCTGCGCAGTCGTTGCCGTTCTCGGCTCGATCCCTTGCCGagacggagaaaagaaaagaggccACAAAAGACGCAGAAG ATGATTCGGAAAGTGCTGAAAATTCCGTTACTGCAAGCGACGAGTCCATGATGCCGCATCCAGCCGAAGCGCAACTGCAGGCAGTACAGAAAGAAACCAC AAGGATCAACGAtgcggaagaagagaaagggcAAGCGTCTAATGAAGACGAAGTCATTCAAAGCGATTCTAAGAAGCGAATCGAGCTCTTGAGACTCGaatttgaagaggaagaggaaaaggagcgCCAGCGCATGAACGAGAGACTTCACTCAATGAAGCAAGATTTGGAAGACGAATTGTCAGCGGAACTCGAGTCATTGCGTAAGGATCACGAGAGAAGACTTCAAGAGGCAAGGGATGGTTACGagagagaatttctttccaaCGAAATCAAGCTCAAGAAGGAACTCGAAGACAGAATGGATGCCTTGAGAGAGGag ATTGAAGAGCTTCGAAAGAAGGACGTCGGAGCGCTGGAGGAGACGTCCAGACGCGAGATGGAGTTGTTGGAGGCGGAACAAAGAGACAAGGAGCAAAAGGCTAGGGAAGAGCTGAGAAAATCGATTGAGGAACTGGAGAGGGAGATGGATGAAGcgaaagacagaaaaaagagagacgttGATGTTGAGctgaaagaaattgaattggaaaagcaaagaaaagccgAG GCattgaaagaagaagcagaaactCATCTGGCTGAAGTGAAGGCAGCACTCGAGCTCCAACACAAAGAG TCATTAGCATTGGTGGACGACGAAATGGCGGAAacgatgaagaggaagaaaaaagacggcgagaaGGCGTTAAAGGATATGAACGATCGAATTGCTACCGAGATAGATGACTTGCGACGAGACTGCAATGAACGAAGAGAGTCACTAGAGAAAGCACAGGAGGAAGAGATG GAGAAACTGAGAGACGAACACAGAACAAGGttagaaaaattcaaaagggAGTTGagtgaaaaagaagataaTATAAGAAGGCAGGAAGACGTGGAAATG ACAAAAGTAAGGGAGAGCCAGGCGGAAAAACTGTCTTTGCTGCAAAAGGAGTTTGCTGAAAAA GAAGAGACCTTAGTCTGCGAACGTGAACGTGCCTTGGAGTCTATACGAGCCGAGGGACAGCAG GCGCTTCAAGCGGCTCGAGCTGACTTAGAAGATCAGAAGACGTGTCTTgaaagggagaaagaaagCTTG GAAAAGGAGATTGAGATTCTAAGGGAAGCTGTTGTAGAGGAAAAGGCGAAGCTGGAGATGAATGCTCGCGAAGTTAGCAAAAGTGCCAAAACGACAGCTAAGGCCTTTTCTATTGCCATACAGGCTGACAG GGATCAAGATGTAGCAGAACGAGAAGATACGTCAGAGCCGGCACCCTGTACTCCACCCAATTCCCACGGTTCGAAGGTGAAACCTGACCAGATGTCTCCACTTCTGTTGCATTCTCAAGCTGAAGACGATCTTGTG TTGACTGATGTAAGCGAATTGTCAAGCGACTTATCTACGTTGCCCTCCCTCTCGACTGAAGATATTACGGCGAGCACTGTGACGCTGACAA TGGAATCTCCGTGGGATATTCAAGGCGCCGATCGAACTCGCCGCCCggctcgtcgcgacgacccACTCGTGTCTTCTCTTCACGACATAAACCAGAGAATTTCGGGCGTGCTCTCTGGTCTAGAGACAAACGAATCTACATGCCAGCCTAAATATCGACTTCCGTCGGAGCATCTGTATCAGCGTAGCTCCTCGTATTCAAATTCTAG TCGAGCTCTTCCCGTTGGGATACAGCCTTCTACTAGTG GGATGCGTGTTGATGACACTTTCGTTCCGCAGCGTCTGCGgggcttcgacgacgtctcagcGACCATGTCTCTGCTTGAGTCGCAGCGAAAGTGGGCACAGAGTGTAAGGCGAGATCTAGGTCGAGCTGGAAAACCAACTTTGTCTGCTCGATTATCAAAATCTCACCGTTA
- the LOC136195326 gene encoding centrosomal protein of 164 kDa-like isoform X2 — MNAATSDVKQVVLKEEYDTSYEPNSGDINDYCDVIGLNLEEDPDLVWIAKEGLKAPLPANWKPVKDESGSGEIYYFNFATGDSSWDHPCDAHYRSLVEKEKAKKAKTGMRLQPNYKDDEDEDEEDEEEEVDSNEFDSESLESGELGKNFAQHDIAALGFQEEEDEEDESASNGEIDIENEYSDEEPELKLGDRIVGLSPELLKPVEIEKRSPNLLIRTAESNEEERLKALPMALPPLVQKSLPTTNETRRQMEQKVSSSVAAAQSLPFSARSLAETEKRKEATKDAEDDSESAENSVTASDESMMPHPAEAQLQAVQKETTINDAEEEKGQASNEDEVIQSDSKKRIELLRLEFEEEEEKERQRMNERLHSMKQDLEDELSAELESLRKDHERRLQEARDGYEREFLSNEIKLKKELEDRMDALREEIEELRKKDVGALEETSRREMELLEAEQRDKEQKAREELRKSIEELEREMDEAKDRKKRDVDVELKEIELEKQRKAEALKEEAETHLAEVKAALELQHKESLALVDDEMAETMKRKKKDGEKALKDMNDRIATEIDDLRRDCNERRESLEKAQEEEMEKLRDEHRTRLEKFKRELSEKEDNIRRQEDVEMTKVRESQAEKLSLLQKEFAEKEETLVCERERALESIRAEGQQALQAARADLEDQKTCLEREKESLEKEIEILREAVVEEKAKLEMNAREVSKSAKTTAKAFSIAIQADRGLSKRDQDVAEREDTSEPAPCTPPNSHGSKVKPDQMSPLLLHSQAEDDLVLTDVSELSSDLSTLPSLSTEDITASTVTLTMESPWDIQGADRTRRPARRDDPLVSSLHDINQRISGVLSGLETNESTCQPKYRLPSEHLYQRSSSYSNSSRALPVGIQPSTSGMRVDDTFVPQRLRGFDDVSATMSLLESQRKWAQSVRRDLGRAGKPTLSARLSKSHRYYFS; from the exons ATGAATGcagcgacgagcgacgtgAAGCAGgtcgttctaaaagaagaGTACGACACGAGCTACGAACCAAACTCGGGCG ACATAAACGATTACTGCGACGTTATCGGTCTGAACTTGGAAGAAGATCCCGATCTGGTTTGGATAGCAAAGGAAGGACTAAAGGCTCCCTTACCGGCAAACTGGAAGCCAGT CAAGGACGAATCTGGTAGTGGGGAGATCTACTATTTCAATTTCGCTACCGGAGACAGTTCTTGGGACCATCCTTGCGATGCTCACTATAGGAGTTTAgtcgagaaggaaaaggcgaagaaggcgaagacggGAATGAgattacagccaaattacaaggacgatgaagacgaggacgaagaggacgaagaggaggaagtcgATTCTAACGAATTTGATTCCGAATCTTTGGAG AGTGGAGAACTTGGAAAGAACTTTGCTCAGCACGATATAGCAGCATTAGGATTTCAG gaggaagaggacgaagaagacgagagtGCTAGCAATGGGGAAATTGATATAGAAAATGAAtacagcgacgaagaaccG GAATTGAAACTAGGAGACCGTATTGTTGGACTAAGTCCTGAATTGCTTAAGCCTGTCGAAATCGAGAAGAGATCGCCGAATCTTCTCATTCGAACAGCAGAATCAAACGAAGAGGAAAGGCTAAAAGCGTTGCCCATGGCATTGCCTCCACTCGTTCAGAAGAGTCTTCCGACGACTAACGAAACACGTCGTCAGATGGAACAGAAAGTGTCGTCATCTGTAGCAGCTGCGCAGTCGTTGCCGTTCTCGGCTCGATCCCTTGCCGagacggagaaaagaaaagaggccACAAAAGACGCAGAAG ATGATTCGGAAAGTGCTGAAAATTCCGTTACTGCAAGCGACGAGTCCATGATGCCGCATCCAGCCGAAGCGCAACTGCAGGCAGTACAGAAAGAAACCAC GATCAACGAtgcggaagaagagaaagggcAAGCGTCTAATGAAGACGAAGTCATTCAAAGCGATTCTAAGAAGCGAATCGAGCTCTTGAGACTCGaatttgaagaggaagaggaaaaggagcgCCAGCGCATGAACGAGAGACTTCACTCAATGAAGCAAGATTTGGAAGACGAATTGTCAGCGGAACTCGAGTCATTGCGTAAGGATCACGAGAGAAGACTTCAAGAGGCAAGGGATGGTTACGagagagaatttctttccaaCGAAATCAAGCTCAAGAAGGAACTCGAAGACAGAATGGATGCCTTGAGAGAGGag ATTGAAGAGCTTCGAAAGAAGGACGTCGGAGCGCTGGAGGAGACGTCCAGACGCGAGATGGAGTTGTTGGAGGCGGAACAAAGAGACAAGGAGCAAAAGGCTAGGGAAGAGCTGAGAAAATCGATTGAGGAACTGGAGAGGGAGATGGATGAAGcgaaagacagaaaaaagagagacgttGATGTTGAGctgaaagaaattgaattggaaaagcaaagaaaagccgAG GCattgaaagaagaagcagaaactCATCTGGCTGAAGTGAAGGCAGCACTCGAGCTCCAACACAAAGAG TCATTAGCATTGGTGGACGACGAAATGGCGGAAacgatgaagaggaagaaaaaagacggcgagaaGGCGTTAAAGGATATGAACGATCGAATTGCTACCGAGATAGATGACTTGCGACGAGACTGCAATGAACGAAGAGAGTCACTAGAGAAAGCACAGGAGGAAGAGATG GAGAAACTGAGAGACGAACACAGAACAAGGttagaaaaattcaaaagggAGTTGagtgaaaaagaagataaTATAAGAAGGCAGGAAGACGTGGAAATG ACAAAAGTAAGGGAGAGCCAGGCGGAAAAACTGTCTTTGCTGCAAAAGGAGTTTGCTGAAAAA GAAGAGACCTTAGTCTGCGAACGTGAACGTGCCTTGGAGTCTATACGAGCCGAGGGACAGCAG GCGCTTCAAGCGGCTCGAGCTGACTTAGAAGATCAGAAGACGTGTCTTgaaagggagaaagaaagCTTG GAAAAGGAGATTGAGATTCTAAGGGAAGCTGTTGTAGAGGAAAAGGCGAAGCTGGAGATGAATGCTCGCGAAGTTAGCAAAAGTGCCAAAACGACAGCTAAGGCCTTTTCTATTGCCATACAGGCTGACAG GGGTCTTTCTAAAAGGGATCAAGATGTAGCAGAACGAGAAGATACGTCAGAGCCGGCACCCTGTACTCCACCCAATTCCCACGGTTCGAAGGTGAAACCTGACCAGATGTCTCCACTTCTGTTGCATTCTCAAGCTGAAGACGATCTTGTG TTGACTGATGTAAGCGAATTGTCAAGCGACTTATCTACGTTGCCCTCCCTCTCGACTGAAGATATTACGGCGAGCACTGTGACGCTGACAA TGGAATCTCCGTGGGATATTCAAGGCGCCGATCGAACTCGCCGCCCggctcgtcgcgacgacccACTCGTGTCTTCTCTTCACGACATAAACCAGAGAATTTCGGGCGTGCTCTCTGGTCTAGAGACAAACGAATCTACATGCCAGCCTAAATATCGACTTCCGTCGGAGCATCTGTATCAGCGTAGCTCCTCGTATTCAAATTCTAG TCGAGCTCTTCCCGTTGGGATACAGCCTTCTACTAGTG GGATGCGTGTTGATGACACTTTCGTTCCGCAGCGTCTGCGgggcttcgacgacgtctcagcGACCATGTCTCTGCTTGAGTCGCAGCGAAAGTGGGCACAGAGTGTAAGGCGAGATCTAGGTCGAGCTGGAAAACCAACTTTGTCTGCTCGATTATCAAAATCTCACCGTTA